From the Bdellovibrio reynosensis genome, one window contains:
- the rplL gene encoding 50S ribosomal protein L7/L12, giving the protein MSLTNDQLVDALSQKTVLEIAELVKMLEEKWGVSAAAPVAAAGAGPAAAVEEKTAFDVILVDAGANKINVIKEVRGLTGLGLAEAKALVEAGNKAVKEGATKEDAEKIKKALEAAGAKVTVK; this is encoded by the coding sequence ATGTCTCTAACAAACGATCAATTAGTTGATGCGTTGTCTCAAAAAACTGTTCTTGAGATCGCTGAACTTGTAAAAATGCTTGAAGAAAAATGGGGCGTTTCTGCTGCTGCTCCTGTAGCTGCTGCTGGCGCTGGCCCTGCTGCTGCTGTTGAAGAAAAAACTGCTTTCGACGTTATCCTTGTTGACGCTGGTGCGAACAAAATCAACGTTATTAAAGAAGTACGTGGCTTGACTGGTCTTGGTCTTGCTGAAGCAAAAGCCCTTGTTGAAGCTGGTAACAAAGCTGTTAAAGAAGGCGCTACTAAAGAAGACGCTGAAAAAATCAAAAAAGCTCTTGAAGCAGCAGGCGCGAAAGTTACTGTTAAGTAG